Within Paenibacillus albicereus, the genomic segment TGCGGGGTCGGGCTGTGGTACGAGTTGACGTCCTGCTCCACGACGACCGAGCCGGAGCGGGCCGTGAAAACGAACTCGCCGCCGAGCAGCGCCGCCGCCGTCGCCGAGTTCGTCAGCCGCGGGGACGCGTCGCTCGCGCCTTCGTAAACGGCGTAAGTCAGCGATTCGGCCGGACCGGCCGCTGCTGTCGCCGCCGCGACCCAGACCGCCGCCTGCCCCGGCGTCAGCACCTTGCCGTCCTCCAGCGTGACGCCGTTGCGCACGCTGATGACGCCCTCATGATTGGCCGTGACGTAGTTTTCCAGCACGACCTGGATCTTGCGCCCCTCCTCCTCGCGCAGTCGGGCGGCGAACGCCGCGAACAGGCTTTTCATCGTGACATCCGTCCCCGGATACACGGCCACATGGAAGTCCTGCAGCTCGATCGCCTGCAAGAAGCCGGCATAATCCTCGTTCGTCACCGCTCCGTCCGTGCCGCCAGCAAGCGGAACGCCAGCCGTGGCCTCCAGGGCGCCGGAGCCCGTCCAGACCATCCACGCGTTCGCCTTCAGGCCTTGTCCGTTCAGCACGATCTGGCGATCGACCTCCGAGCCTCCGGCAAACGTCGCGACCTCCATCTGACCCGGCTTGTCCACGCTCGCCTCGATCGAGACGCGCAGATCATTGCCGCGCACGCCGGGATAGCGGGCTTCGGCGGTGACGCCGCCAAGCGTCGCCTTGGCCGCCGTGCCTCCGTTGAGGCGGTAGACGAGGAGCTTGCCCGCGCGCTTCGACGCCTCGCGGACGAGCGTCAGCTCCGGCGCGCTGAGCGCGTAGCCGAGCTTCTCCAGCGGATTCTCGCCGGCCTCCAGCACCGTGATCCGGCGCGGCTCTCCCCACGACAGCGGCAGCGGCAGCGCCAGCGTGCC encodes:
- a CDS encoding phage tail sheath family protein, whose amino-acid sequence is MAGGMFATMNKVRPGVYINFATEGTAVTTGDRGTLALPLPLSWGEPRRITVLEAGENPLEKLGYALSAPELTLVREASKRAGKLLVYRLNGGTAAKATLGGVTAEARYPGVRGNDLRVSIEASVDKPGQMEVATFAGGSEVDRQIVLNGQGLKANAWMVWTGSGALEATAGVPLAGGTDGAVTNEDYAGFLQAIELQDFHVAVYPGTDVTMKSLFAAFAARLREEEGRKIQVVLENYVTANHEGVISVRNGVTLEDGKVLTPGQAAVWVAAATAAAGPAESLTYAVYEGASDASPRLTNSATAAALLGGEFVFTARSGSVVVEQDVNSYHSPTPQKGRIFAKNAALRVLDGIATDFKATFESLYIGKVGNNPNGRALFRKDCVKLLEQYQELGALQNFDTSKDLTVEQGAEADAVVVSVAVQPVDAIEKIYMKVQVS